One window of Hoplias malabaricus isolate fHopMal1 chromosome 16, fHopMal1.hap1, whole genome shotgun sequence genomic DNA carries:
- the pex6 gene encoding peroxisomal ATPase PEX6 gives MAAPVRLVCLENFPVHFHPLLAAVSPVRFGRSFPGSEGLPCALALSLRGRVPSRTALLFSVDAAAEEELRRGDAEHNSDALDVYVSRGFLLHHEIQENTRGTARVVQPLPLNRVVIGARTKPSFKWASSEKFSSVLLVLASCHKQTLLVRQGDALVLPYHPLFAEDADQIQQHLSDLFVLESAPVSQGVITIQTSVVVSDCRDLLLNNSTHDFAVNPVNRYPSPNPFLFVSDFAHYANSLGSGISLLNNKQKLLTSGFTGFLQALECRLDVKVVDVSRLQDQRKLSPLKLEQDTQVDTDSVIFVSKSLLLKLGLFNGEWVMSALGGKKPSRTDLAQSPGGGTENESLSKFPGKARGDVHLVKIMAFDGGRLSDVEAGDVGLISPVQWFNLSRGEPTPVGVKALKIKRWNKAPSQTEVKLSASLCRSAAPSFAKELHIEAILSPDYNSHGPFDGILFKHFTTPRLVQEGWILGVPTQRHPDLVENSSDGVTRWPVLYFKVKQVTAFSEEEGVVTSYLADTDHTSLYLRGSTNSRAPWSVSELGSSFWTSLSPPGLSSTVEQLVTIVQPHLTDRCAALKRGCSVLLMGPDGSGKVTVIKAVCRRLHLHLLKVDCVTLCGDTAAACESKMKAAFLRAALHQPCVLLLRNLQLLSQRRGGAEMDSRVDSAVCQLIAATHSSVIVVGSVSDPRDLSSDLIPAFVHQVALESLSEEQRKAVLTCLSEDLPLGKDVSFTKISKQTAGFVLGDFCSLLTSAGKAAHHRLLRTYYPHGASAQEEEDLCVCGVTIVSADFTTALESLQEAHSQAIGAPKIPSVRWQDVGGLQQVKKEILDTIHLPLEHPELLSLGLRRSGLLLYGPPGTGKTLLAKAVATECSMTFLSVKGPELINMYVGQSEENIREVFSKARAAAPCIIFFDELDSLAPNRGRSGDSGGVMDRVVSQLLAELDGLHSSGDVFVIGATNRPDLLDQSLLRPGRFDKLVYVGISEDKESQLQVLKAIVRKFKVDPTVNLSDIVERCPPQLTGADLYALCSDAMMSAIKRKILRITEGLESEDTALVLCAEDFISALNTLQPSVSEQEMNKYRVIQQKLTSK, from the exons gcgGCCCCCGTGAGGCTTGTTTGCTTGGAAAATTTCCCGGTGCATTTTCACCCACTGCTCGCCGCCGTGAGCCCGGTCCGGTTCGGCCGGAGCTTTCCGGGCAGCGAGGGACTCCCCTGCGCGCTGGCGCTGTCTTTGCGAGGGAGAGTTCCGTCCAGAACAGCGCTGTTGTTCAGTGTTGATGCAGCCGCTGAGGAAGAGCTGCGCCGCGGCGACGCTGAGCACAACAGCGACGCTCTGGATGTTTATGTGAGCAGAGGTTTTCTTTTACACCACGAAATACAGGAGAATACGAGAGGAACCGCTAGGGTCGTGCAGCCATTGCCTCTAAACAGAGTTGTCATTGGGGCCAGGACCAAGCCGAGCTTTAAATGGGCCTCATCTGAGAAGTTCTCCAGTGTTCTGCTCGTACTGGCGTCATGTCATAAGCAGACGCTGCTGGTGAGACAGGGAGATGCGCTTGTGTTGCCATATCATCCCCTGTTCGCAGAGGACGCCGACCAAATACAGCAGCATTTGTCAGATCTGTTTGTACTGGAGAGTGCTCCGGTCTCTCAGGGGGTGATTACCATCCAAACCAGTGTGGTGGTCTCTGACTGTAGGGACTTACTGCTCAATAACAGCACACATGACTTCGCTGTCAATCCTGTGAACAGATACCCAAGCCCAAACCCGTTCCTGTTCGTCTCGGACTTCGCCCACTATGCCAACAGTCTCGGTTCAGGCATCTCTTTGctgaacaacaaacaaaaactcctCACCTCTGGATTCACTGGCTTCCTCCAAGCTCTTGAGTGTAGACTAGATGTGAAAGTTGTTGATGTATCCAGGCTCCAGGATCAGAGAAAACTGAGCCCCTTGAAACTAGAGCAGGACACTCAGGTGGACACagacagtgttatttttgtcaGCAAGAGCTTGCTCCTGAAGCTGGGCTTGTTCAATGGGGAATGGGTCATGTCTGCGCTGGGCGGAAAAAAGCCCTCAAGGACCGACTTGGCACAGAGTCCAGGAGGAGGAACGGAAAACGAGAGTCTCTCAAAGTTTCCAGGGAAGGCCAGAGGGGATGTCCACCTGGTGAAAATCATGGCGTTTGATGGTGGCAGATTGTCAGATGTGGAGGCAGGAGATGTGGGGTTAATCTCACCTGTTCAGTGGTTCAACCTGTCCAGAGGAGAACCCACACCTGTTGGGGTTAAAGCTCTCAAAATAAAG AGATGGAACAAGGCGCCATCACAGACCGAGGTGAAACTCTCAGCGAGTCTGTGCCGCTCTGCTGCACCTTCGTTTGCCAAAGAGCTACACATAGAAGCCATTTTGTCTCCAGATTACAACTCTCATGGACCTTTTGACGGCATTCTCTTCAAGCACTTTACTACACCTAG GCTTGTCCAGGAGGGATGGATACTGGGTGTCCCAACACAAAGACATCCAGACCTTGTTGAGAACAGCTCTGATGGAGTTACAAG GTGGCCAGTGTTGTATTTTAAAGTGAAGCAGGTGACAGCCTTTTCTGAAGAGGAAGGGGTAGTGACGTCGTATCTGGCCGACACAGACCACACCTCTTTATATTTG AGAGGCTCCACCAACAGCCGAGCACCGTGGTCTGTTTCTGAGTTGGGTTCTTCGTTCTGGACGAGTCTGTCCCCTCCTGGTCTGTCCAGCACTGTCGAGCAACTCGTCACAATCGTACAGCCCCACCTCACAGACAG GTGTGCTGCTTTGAAGCGGGGCTGTTCTGTCCTTCTCATGGGTCCAGATGGAAGTGGCAAGGTCACAGTAATCAAGGCTGTGTGTAGGAGGCTACACCTGCATCTGCTGAAG gtggactgtgtgacactgtgtggAGACACCGCAGCTGCCTGCGAGTCAAAGATGAAGGCAGCCTTCCTACGAGCGGCGCTCCATCAGCCATGTGTGCTGTTACTAAGAAACCTACAATTACTCAGTCAGCGGCGGGGTGGCGCTGAAATGGACTCGAGGGTAGACTCTGCTGTGTGTCAGCTCATAGCTGCTACCCACTCAAG TGTGATCGTGGTCGGCTCCGTGAGTGATCCGCGGGACTTGTCCTCAGACCTTATTCCAGCCTTTGTGCACCAGGTGGCACTAGAGAGTCTCTCTGAGGAGCAGAGGAAGGCGGTGCTGACCTGCCTCAGTGAAGACCTCCCTCTGGGGAAAGATGTCAGTTTTACCAAGATCTCTAAACAGACAGCG gGGTTTGTTTTGGGAGATTTCTGCTCTCTCCTCACCAGCGCTGGAAAAGCAGCTCACCACCGACTGCTGAGGACTTa TTATCCACATGGGGCGAGTGCCCAAGAAGAagaggatctgtgtgtgtgtggtgtgaccATCGTGAGTGCTGACTTCACCACAGCCCTGGAGTCTCTACAGGAGGCTCATTCTCAGGCTATTGGAGCCCCAAAG ATCCCCTCAGTGAGGTGGCAAGATGTAGGGGGACTGCAGCAGGTGAAGAAGGAGATTCTGGACACCATCCACCTCCCTCTGGAGCATCCAGAGCTGCTGTCCTTGGGCCTGCGACGCTCTGGGCTGCTGCTCTATGGACCGCCGGGTACTGGCAAGACCCTGCTGGCCAAGGCAGTGGCCACCGAGTGCTCCATGACCTTCCTCAG TGTTAAAGGTCCAGAGCTCATTAACATGTACGTGGGTCAGAGTGAGGAGAACATCCGAGAGG tCTTCAGTAAAGCCAGAGCTGCAGCTCCGTGTATCATCTTTTTCGATGAGTTGGACTCATTGGCTCCTAACCGAGGTCGCAGTGGAGACTCAGGAGGAGTGATGGACAG GGTCGTGTCTCAGCTCCTGGCTGAGCTCGACGGCCTGCATTCGTCCGGTGATGTCTTTGTGATCGGAGCAACAAACCGTCCAGACTTACTGGACCAATCGCTGCTGAGACCTGGCAG ATTTGACAAACTAGTGTATGTGGGGATCAGTGAAGACAAAGAATCACAGCTGCAGGTTCTTAAAGCGATAGTGCGAAA atttaaggtggacccCACCGTGAACCTCTCGGACATAGTGGAGCGCTGTCCTCCTCAACTCACCGGAGCTGATCTGTACGCCCTGTGCTCGGATGCCATGATGTCTGCTATTAAGAGGAAGATCTTGCGCATCACTGAAG